A region from the Leptolyngbya iicbica LK genome encodes:
- a CDS encoding cytosine deaminase — protein sequence MLPSAHDFWLRNVRIPHCFLDETVNHRSVIESLAAAPFLEDLVAADLQIQSGQIAAISPVGTASPESPSVDLARSLVLPCFVDLHTHLDKGHIWPRQSNPDGTFDEALAAVMEDASHWDRDDLYQRMEFSLRCAYAHGTQALRTHFDAFGAMAETALEVLAVLQSAWRDRLIIQAVSLVSLDYYLTDQGEQLAQLVAEHGGILGGVAYPNPDLTQQLDRLFDFAAEYDLALDLHVDESLDPASQVLRAVAETKLRHSFENSVVCGHCCSLSVQSTADVAATLERVKAADIGIVSLPMCNLYLQDRQPGLTPRYRGVTILHELKAAGIPVAIASDNTRDPFYAYGDLDGLEVLTHSTRIAHLDRPIADWPLAITRTPADLMGLPTVGRIGIGQSADLILFKARSFSELFARPQSDRVVLRQGQAIDTTLPDYAELDALLGAD from the coding sequence ATGCTCCCGTCTGCCCATGATTTCTGGTTGCGGAATGTCCGGATCCCTCACTGCTTTTTAGATGAAACCGTTAACCATCGCTCCGTCATTGAGTCGTTAGCGGCAGCTCCCTTTTTAGAAGATTTGGTGGCGGCAGATCTGCAGATCCAATCGGGACAAATTGCGGCGATCTCACCCGTCGGCACGGCTTCCCCTGAGAGTCCATCGGTGGACTTGGCACGGAGCCTCGTTTTGCCCTGCTTTGTCGATCTGCATACCCATCTGGATAAAGGGCACATTTGGCCCCGCCAGAGTAATCCAGACGGCACCTTTGATGAGGCACTGGCGGCGGTGATGGAGGATGCCTCGCACTGGGATCGCGACGACCTGTACCAGCGAATGGAATTTAGCCTGCGGTGTGCCTATGCCCATGGCACCCAAGCCCTGCGGACCCATTTCGACGCTTTTGGGGCCATGGCAGAGACAGCGCTGGAAGTCCTGGCCGTGTTGCAATCCGCGTGGCGCGATCGCCTCATCATTCAAGCCGTGAGCCTGGTCTCGCTGGACTATTACCTCACCGACCAGGGTGAACAGCTGGCTCAACTCGTGGCCGAGCATGGGGGCATTCTCGGTGGGGTCGCTTATCCGAACCCCGATCTCACCCAACAGCTAGATCGACTGTTTGACTTCGCTGCAGAATACGACCTCGCCCTCGATTTGCACGTGGATGAAAGTCTTGATCCGGCCTCGCAGGTGCTCCGTGCCGTGGCAGAAACCAAGCTGCGTCATAGCTTTGAAAATTCAGTCGTTTGCGGTCACTGCTGCTCGCTGTCAGTGCAATCCACAGCGGACGTTGCTGCCACATTAGAACGGGTCAAAGCGGCGGATATTGGCATTGTCAGCCTGCCCATGTGCAATCTCTATCTGCAAGATCGCCAACCGGGACTCACGCCACGTTATCGCGGCGTCACCATTTTGCACGAACTCAAAGCAGCGGGGATTCCCGTGGCGATCGCTAGCGACAACACTCGGGATCCCTTCTATGCCTATGGTGACCTGGATGGTCTTGAAGTGCTGACCCACAGTACTCGCATCGCCCACCTTGATCGCCCCATCGCCGACTGGCCCCTCGCCATCACCCGCACCCCCGCCGACCTGATGGGCTTGCCCACGGTGGGACGCATCGGCATCGGCCAATCCGCTGATCTGATTTTGTTCAAAGCGCGATCGTTCAGCGAGTTATTTGCGCGACCTCAGAGCGATCGCGTGGTGCTGCGACAGGGGCAAGCGATCGACACCACCCTGCCCGACTACGCCGAGCTCGATGCGCTATTGGGAGCGGATTAA
- a CDS encoding D-Ala-D-Ala carboxypeptidase family metallohydrolase — translation MKAKVKNDTLFKLQPVLSSELNDTDKVFVPSGSEYDLKFFAEAAGHHLRLELAQPEPSHPNDMTWYVAQSDIDLEGDSVTATVLQDTVLKRRPVLASDLSDDEKRFVAAGTELQLQSYAPAVNQSTKLTLAGIAGEDGDADIWFADTKALKLTGQRLMLHVISDTVFKARPVLASQLDRAEKVLIPKQTTLALQSYSEVEGRYLKVAVADTQLGEDDRFIWYAFAPDVELEGTEPNNHPQDRNPAGRVQTRDRGKPINLPGFQGAYYSNTSIIAGGYFTWAQATHGGTRIPASAEVVYGMIRIAEALEEIRVLFGNKPIEIVSWYRDPATNLQVGGTKNSRHLTGDGVNFIVHGLSPQQVYAQLDPWWGARGGLASAAKFTHIDARGYRARWAYGF, via the coding sequence GTTGTTTAAGCTGCAACCGGTCTTATCGAGCGAGCTCAACGATACCGATAAGGTCTTTGTGCCCAGCGGCAGCGAATATGATCTCAAGTTCTTTGCTGAGGCGGCTGGCCATCACCTGAGACTAGAGCTGGCTCAGCCGGAACCGAGTCATCCCAACGATATGACCTGGTATGTCGCGCAGTCGGATATTGACTTAGAGGGCGACAGCGTCACGGCGACCGTCTTGCAAGATACCGTCTTGAAGCGACGGCCTGTTTTGGCGAGTGACTTAAGCGATGACGAAAAGCGTTTTGTGGCCGCTGGGACGGAGCTCCAACTGCAGTCCTATGCGCCAGCGGTTAACCAATCGACCAAGTTGACGCTAGCTGGGATCGCCGGGGAAGACGGCGATGCCGATATCTGGTTTGCCGACACCAAGGCGCTGAAGCTGACCGGACAGCGGCTGATGCTACACGTCATTAGCGACACGGTGTTTAAGGCCAGACCCGTCCTGGCCAGTCAGCTCGATCGCGCCGAAAAAGTCTTGATACCCAAGCAAACGACATTGGCGCTGCAATCTTACAGCGAGGTGGAAGGCCGTTATCTGAAGGTGGCCGTCGCTGATACCCAGCTGGGGGAAGACGATCGCTTCATTTGGTACGCCTTTGCCCCCGATGTGGAGTTAGAGGGAACAGAGCCCAACAATCATCCCCAAGACCGGAATCCGGCTGGGCGGGTGCAGACCCGCGATCGCGGCAAACCGATAAACTTACCGGGCTTTCAGGGGGCTTACTACAGCAACACCTCAATTATTGCCGGGGGTTACTTTACTTGGGCGCAGGCGACCCACGGCGGCACCCGCATTCCCGCCAGTGCCGAGGTGGTCTACGGCATGATTCGCATTGCCGAAGCGCTGGAAGAAATCCGCGTGCTGTTTGGCAACAAACCCATCGAAATTGTCTCTTGGTATCGCGATCCGGCCACCAATTTGCAAGTGGGCGGCACCAAAAACTCCCGCCACCTGACGGGGGACGGCGTAAACTTCATCGTGCATGGCCTGAGCCCACAGCAGGTTTATGCCCAGCTTGATCCCTGGTGGGGCGCCCGCGGAGGGCTCGCCAGCGCCGCCAAATTTACCCACATCGATGCTCGGGGGTATCGCGCTCGTTGGGCCTATGGATTTTAG